From a region of the Oncorhynchus tshawytscha isolate Ot180627B linkage group LG14, Otsh_v2.0, whole genome shotgun sequence genome:
- the lyrm9 gene encoding LYR motif-containing protein 9 has translation MPPLPGAELVRTPVHLYRYLLRCCKQLPTRAMQQHYQHAIRQGYNSHTDEDDPERIQLIIQRAISDADWILDKYNKK, from the exons ATGCCCCCATTACCAGGCGCTGAGTTGGTTCGTACACCGGTTCATCTGTACCGTTACCTTCTTAGATGTTGCAAGCAATTGCCAACCCGTGCAATGCAGCAACATTATCAACATGCTATAAGACAG GGTTACAATAGTCACACAGATGAAGACGATCCTGAGAGGATTCAACTGATCATACAAAGAGCTATATCAGATGCAGATTGGATTCTCGATAAA TATAATAAGAAATGA